Proteins encoded in a region of the Pieris brassicae chromosome 3, ilPieBrab1.1, whole genome shotgun sequence genome:
- the LOC123707777 gene encoding glucose dehydrogenase [FAD, quinone]-like has protein sequence MDPASIVAQTLTIQRSFSVIAATLALTAYLFPKQAQISDLKEFDIIIVGGGSAGCVLADRLTEDGRFSVLLIEAGGDPPQEAMLPSLFPYLPHTKYDFNYTSKIDNTTYQTHKIRALNLTAGRVLGGGSSVNYMAYVRGCPDDYRSWANEVGDDNWGWDKVFPFFIKSEKIVSPDILHSPCSTYHGTQGFLKVSRENRLDLEKYLRSFEEVGKPVVFDINGPSSTGYTPLLLTIADGVRQTTAYTNLARIKMRPNLFVKKKSFVTKIVIDDENVAKGVEFVTEDGKTLRAKARREVIVSAGTINSARLLMGSGIGPRDHLGEFNIKVKSDLPVGYNYHDHTTVILSIKTEESHGTPPAPDPHILPFPTFGGFIALNESQSCPDYQTLILAVPNDSPGPMQLCAFNMGFEDDICQNLLDSSKGRNSLFVNLVLLHPRSRGRVKLRSDDPFAAPVVEPGTFADKRDLDDFAKYVADFVGVVNSSYFKSIKAEVVDLSGPRCANLGGYWRCYVLSSMSTLWHYVGTCSLGPVVDSSLRVRGIRNLRVADASIMPKVVGGNINAAVIMVAEKAADIIKRQNPK, from the exons ATGGATCCAGCGTCGATAGTGGCGCAAACACTTACCATCCAACGGTCATTCAGCGTGATCGCAGCCACCCTCGCTCTTACTGCTTATTTATTCCCGAAACAGGCTCAGATTTCTG ATCTGAAGGAGTTCGACATAATAATAGTAGGCGGCGGATCAGCAGGATGCGTACTGGCGGACCGACTTACTGAAGACGGTCGCTTCTCTGTGCTGCTCATAGAAGCGGGTGGTGACCCTCCCCAAGAAGCTATG TTGCCGAGCCTCTTTCCATATTTGCCACATACAAAGTATGACTTTAACTACACATCGAAGATTGATAACACAACATACCAAACCCATAAAATTCGTGCGCTCAATTTGACCGCTGGCAGAGTCCTGGGCGGAGGCAGCAGTGTCAACTACATGGCGTACGTCCGCGGCTGCCCTGACGACTATCGGAGCTGGGCTAATGAAGTCGGCGATGACAACTGGGGATGGGACAAAGtctttcctttttttatcaaaagtGAGAAGATCGTGAGTCCTGATATCCTTCACTCACCCTGCAGCACTTATCACGGGACTCAGGGGTTCTTAAAGGTATCTAGGGAAAACCGATTAGACCTCGAAAAGTATTTGAGAAGCTTCGAAGAAGTAGGAAAACCGGTGGTTTTCGATATCAACGGTCCCTCCAGTACCGGCTACACCCCACTATTGCTCACCATCGCAGACGGGGTGCGCCAAACTACAGCTTACACTAACTTAGCAAGAATAAAGATGCGTCCCAATTTGTtcgtaaagaaaaaaagttttgttacaaaaattgttattgaCGATGAGAACGTGGCGAAGGGTGTCGAGTTTGTGACAGAAGACGGTAAGACCCTGAGGGCTAAAGCGCGGCGCGAGGTTATTGTGAGCGCGGGCACAATCAACTCGGCCAGGTTGTTGATGGGGTCCGGCATCGGGCCCCGAGACCACCTAGGAGAGTTCAATATTAAAGTGAAGAGCGACCTGCCCGTCGGCTACAACTATCATGACCACACGACGGTAATCTTATCTATCAAGACGGAGGAGAGTCACGGCACTCCGCCAGCTCCCGACCCACACATTCTTCCGTTTCCCACTTTCGGTGGCTTTATTGCGTTGAACGAATCGCAATCGTGTCCGGATTACCAAACCTTAATTTTAGCGGTTCCGAACGACTCGCCCGGCCCGATGCAACTCTGCGCGTTCAACATGGGTTTCGAAGACGATATTTGTCAAAATCTCTTAGATTCCAGTAAGGGGCGGAACTCATTGTTCGTGAATTTAGTTCTGCTGCATCCTCGTTCACGAGGGCGGGTCAAACTGCGGAGCGACGATCCGTTCGCCGCGCCCGTGGTTGAGCCGGGCACGTTCGCAGACAAAAGGGACCTCGACGATTTTGCGAAGTACGTCGCAGACTTTGTTGGGGTTGTGAATTCATCATATTTCAAAAGTATAAAAGCGGAGGTGGTGGATTTATCAGGGCCGAGATGCGCCAACTTGGGCGGCTACTGGCGTTGTTACGTATTGAGTAGCATGTCGACGCTGTGGCATTATGTTGGAACGTGCTCTTTGGGCCCCGTGGTGGATTCGTCCCTTCGTGTGCGAGGCATACGTAACTTGCGTGTGGCAGACGCGAGCATTATGCCAAAAGTTGTGGGCGGCAACATTAACGCAGCTGTTATAATGGTAGCTGAGAAGGCAGCGGACATCATCAAACGACAAAACcccaaataa
- the LOC123706892 gene encoding uncharacterized protein LOC123706892 has protein sequence MEAIQESKLLRSHPDTLQAVRDEINLAKPGEMKAAVKILKEWVQQQPHFKKKDFSEHMLENTIVVGKGSMERAKRQIDKVCTMRSLWPHFFAIEDVRTDCADTIEDGCIAVMPNLNKEHHRVLVVKVGKSTMTSQKLLQHYKFGVCVSEYLKAHDYVNSYHYVLDLRQANMTDFLKSFNLTDFRQIYTILVDCFGMRLKGIHLVSESKLVDTLIGILKQFLKPKLISRLHHYSDVEQLAKAVGEEYLPQDVGGKERCARDIQEDWLTELSSKINMEYMRMMREATIDESLRPKGDFSQEYAGMPGTFRLLTVD, from the exons ATGGAGGCTATACAGGAAAGCAAATTGCTACGGTCACACCCGGACACACTTCAAGCTGTACGGGATGAGATCAATCTCGCCAAACCGGGAGAGATGAAGGCGGCTGTCAAGATCCTTAAGGAGTGGGTACAGCAGCAACCGCATTTTAAAAAGAAGGATTTTA gTGAACATATGCTAGAAAATACGATAGTAGTGGGAAAGGGATCGATGGAGCGAGCGAAGAGGCAGATTGACAAAGTGTGCACAATGAGGAGTTTGTGGCCCCATTTCTTTGCCATAGAGGACGTTAGAACCGACTGCGCAGACACCATTGAAGACGG ATGTATAGCCGTTATGCCGAATCTTAACAAAGAACACCATAGAGTGCTTGTGGTCAAAGTAGGAAAGTCCACAATGACCTCGCAAAAACTTTTACAACATTACAAATTTGGAGTCTGT GTTTCAGAGTACCTGAAGGCCCACGACTATGTGAATAGCTACCACTACGTTCTGGACTTGCGACAAGCCAATATGACTGACTTTCTCAAATCCTTTAACCTCACTGATTTTCGGCAAATATACACCATATTAGTG gATTGCTTCGGCATGCGTTTAAAGGGAATCCACTTGGTGTCAGAGTCTAAGCTGGTGGATACTCTTATAGGAATTCTGAAACAATTCTTGAAACCCAAGCTGATTTCTCGTCTCCATCATTACTCAGACGTTGAACAATTGGCCAAAGCTGTCGGTGAAGAGTACCTTCCTCAAGATGTCGGTGGTAAAGAGAGATGCGCTAGAGATATACAAG AGGATTGGCTCACCGAGCTATCGTCTAAAATCAACATGGAATATATGCGTATGATGCGAGAGGCTACCATCGACGAAAGCCTTCGGCCGAAAGGGGACTTCAGCCAGGAGTATGCAGGGATGCCCGGGACATTCAGACTTCTCACTGTTGACTAG
- the LOC123706891 gene encoding poly(A) RNA polymerase gld-2 homolog A-like isoform X1 — translation MSEGESVICHGKNGFSAPRVGQGQNIDRQCHNHQHFLAQMVGVANRGGGSPRQGQRRWQDRDKQHQKDMNSPFGYESDDSSLSSNASGSNGSNKSSENDGKRSSSSSGSNTVTREWRSRNRRDHRPRRLTIDRFNSSFYPFEVKFAPDDLLNGSQWDTLSQEIWDKFIKSQQTEATFHNKMQLWRYLYGTVRTIFPRYGLYVVGSTMTGFGLESSDMDLCLYVRSMGHVEPRAHALLHLDYILSFIRAFDPDAELIQAKVPILKFRDAYSGVQVDLNCNNVVGIRNTNMLYAFSIGDWRVRPLVAVAKLWARAHRINDARRRTLSSYALTLMVIHFLQCGTNPWILPRVPEVCEKPPRSQNRLTLGELFLQFLKYYADFPYDQMAVSVRAGRRIPIAECRYSHLDPHQWKHICVEGYCTLKTTAIHRHIGPQRRRDALIFSREIVWSRFDKALVVFLRVRHVLSRGRGVPREEINRIIDAPLPTGPLFQIITQFVSL, via the exons ATGAGTGAAGGTGAGTCAGTGATCTGCCATGGGAAAAATGGGTTTAGTGCTCCACGCGTCGGTCAGGGACAGAATATAGACCGACAATGTCATAATCACCAACACTTTCTGGCACAAATGGTTGGGGTGGCTAATCGCGGAGGAGGATCGCCGCGGCAGGGCCAGAGGCGATGGCAGGACAGGGACAAACAACATCAAAAAGATATGAATTCCCCATTTGGATATGAATCTGATGACTCAAGTTTATCTAGCAATGCATCCGGATCAAATGGATCTAATAAATCAAGTGAAAAtg ATGGTAAACGGAGTTCAAGCAGTTCTGGTTCAAATACTGTGACTCGTGAATGGCGTTCCAGGAACCGTCGTGATCACCGGCCAAGAAGGTTAACAATAGACAGATTTAACTCTTCATTCTATCCGTTTGAAGTAAAGTTTGCACCTGATGACTTGCTAAATG GTTCCCAGTGGGATACCCTATCTCAGGAGATATGGGATAAGTTTATAAAGTCTCAGCAAACAGAGGCCACCTTCCACAATAAGATGCAATTGTGGAGATATCTCTATGGAACTGTTAGG ACAATATTCCCACGCTACGGATTATATGTCGTGGGGTCTACGATGACGGGCTTCGGTCTAGAGTCGTCGGACATGGATCTGTGTCTGTATGTGCGTTCGATGGGTCACGTGGAGCCGCGTGCACATGCTCTTCTGCACttggattatattttatccttCATCCGGGCATTTGATCCGG ACGCGGAACTGATTCAAGCCAAGGTGCCCATCCTGAAGTTCCGCGATGCCTACTCCGGGGTGCAAGTGGACCTCAATTGCAACAACGTGGTCGGCATTCGGAATACCAACATGCTCTACGCTTTCTCCATCG GCGACTGGCGCGTGCGCCCTCTGGTGGCGGTGGCCAAACTGTGGGCGCGTGCGCATCGCATCAATGACGCGAGACGACGCACTTTGTCTTCGTACGCCCTCACCCTCATGGTCATCCACTTTTTGCAGT GCGGCACGAACCCGTGGATTCTCCCTCGCGTTCCGGAAGTGTGCGAAAAGCCCCCGAGGTCCCAGAATAGGCTCACTCTGGGGGAACTGTTCCTGCAATTTCTCAAGTACTACGCAGATTTCCC CTACGACCAGATGGCGGTGTCGGTCCGCGCCGGAAGACGCATCCCCATCGCGGAGTGCCGCTACTCGCATCTCGACCCTCACCAGTGGAAGCACATCTGTGTCGAAG GGTATTGCACGCTTAAGACGACGGCGATACACCGCCATATCGGGCCCCAGCGGCGTCGGGACGCGTTGATCTTCTCCCGTGAAATCGTATGGAGTCGTTTCGATAAGGCTCTGGTAGTCTTCCTTAGAGTACGACACGTTTTAAGTCGCGGTCGAGGCGTCCCACGCGAAGAAATCAACCGAATAATCGACGCCCCACTCCCAACCGGACCTCTATTCCAAATTATTACGCAGTTTGTATCACTTTAA
- the LOC123706891 gene encoding poly(A) RNA polymerase gld-2 homolog A-like isoform X2, with translation MSEGESVICHGKNGFSAPRVGQGQNIDRQCHNHQHFLAQMVGVANRGGGSPRQGQRRWQDRDKQHQKDMNSPFGYESDDSSLSSNASGSNGSNKSSENDGKRSSSSSGSNTVTREWRSRNRRDHRPRRLTIDRFNSSFYPFEVKFAPDDLLNGSQWDTLSQEIWDKFIKSQQTEATFHNKMQLWRYLYGTVRTIFPRYGLYVVGSTMTGFGLESSDMDLCLYVRSMGHVEPRAHALLHLDYILSFIRAFDPDAELIQAKVPILKFRDAYSGVQVDLNCNNVVGIRNTNMLYAFSIGDWRVRPLVAVAKLWARAHRINDARRRTLSSYALTLMVIHFLQCGTNPWILPRVPEVCEKPPRSQNRLTLGELFLQFLKYYADFPYDQMAVSVRAGRRIPIAECRYSHLDPHQWKHICVEEPFDLTNTARSVYDPETFEKIVKAFRDSHRRLAPRPRLAEAWPQAR, from the exons ATGAGTGAAGGTGAGTCAGTGATCTGCCATGGGAAAAATGGGTTTAGTGCTCCACGCGTCGGTCAGGGACAGAATATAGACCGACAATGTCATAATCACCAACACTTTCTGGCACAAATGGTTGGGGTGGCTAATCGCGGAGGAGGATCGCCGCGGCAGGGCCAGAGGCGATGGCAGGACAGGGACAAACAACATCAAAAAGATATGAATTCCCCATTTGGATATGAATCTGATGACTCAAGTTTATCTAGCAATGCATCCGGATCAAATGGATCTAATAAATCAAGTGAAAAtg ATGGTAAACGGAGTTCAAGCAGTTCTGGTTCAAATACTGTGACTCGTGAATGGCGTTCCAGGAACCGTCGTGATCACCGGCCAAGAAGGTTAACAATAGACAGATTTAACTCTTCATTCTATCCGTTTGAAGTAAAGTTTGCACCTGATGACTTGCTAAATG GTTCCCAGTGGGATACCCTATCTCAGGAGATATGGGATAAGTTTATAAAGTCTCAGCAAACAGAGGCCACCTTCCACAATAAGATGCAATTGTGGAGATATCTCTATGGAACTGTTAGG ACAATATTCCCACGCTACGGATTATATGTCGTGGGGTCTACGATGACGGGCTTCGGTCTAGAGTCGTCGGACATGGATCTGTGTCTGTATGTGCGTTCGATGGGTCACGTGGAGCCGCGTGCACATGCTCTTCTGCACttggattatattttatccttCATCCGGGCATTTGATCCGG ACGCGGAACTGATTCAAGCCAAGGTGCCCATCCTGAAGTTCCGCGATGCCTACTCCGGGGTGCAAGTGGACCTCAATTGCAACAACGTGGTCGGCATTCGGAATACCAACATGCTCTACGCTTTCTCCATCG GCGACTGGCGCGTGCGCCCTCTGGTGGCGGTGGCCAAACTGTGGGCGCGTGCGCATCGCATCAATGACGCGAGACGACGCACTTTGTCTTCGTACGCCCTCACCCTCATGGTCATCCACTTTTTGCAGT GCGGCACGAACCCGTGGATTCTCCCTCGCGTTCCGGAAGTGTGCGAAAAGCCCCCGAGGTCCCAGAATAGGCTCACTCTGGGGGAACTGTTCCTGCAATTTCTCAAGTACTACGCAGATTTCCC CTACGACCAGATGGCGGTGTCGGTCCGCGCCGGAAGACGCATCCCCATCGCGGAGTGCCGCTACTCGCATCTCGACCCTCACCAGTGGAAGCACATCTGTGTCGAAG AGCCCTTCGACCTGACGAACACGGCTAGGTCGGTGTACGACCCGGAGACGTTCGAGAAGATCGTGAAGGCCTTCCGCGACAGCCATCGACGGCTGGCGCCCCGCCCCCGCCTGGCCGAGGCCTGGCCCCAGGCCCGATGA
- the LOC123707242 gene encoding uncharacterized protein LOC123707242, translating to MSHFGDFMDGVPVKISEKFKRPQPIALPYSVNECPLRAQNVVDCVNYCSTFERNILAKLKELRSAKETKKHERRHRLHLLEEAKQKKLDAIAAAEAEEKLKQLSISEVSYPSTEEISPLSTDDKPEHYCDTPVQDNIVTNHSDTNKSTSVDINLTNSTQNSQSSILQPIQVKSNYQQCSLLDDPDPLQELKFSTNITKAQYSHNVETLTFKDFENDTSSPFDNVELKTINDMELLAQVLQSQRDSSVSCQMPSYPDQVYSGYTNCATQAQLDGGTYLPNAYQQTIQGPNIMYSSPQHFPASNGYYVQADTSCDNTLPLDNVYVPNYQYYVPTQTYADQYYNASTSADISQVANGSYIPQPYYYQYQPYYDPKMNTEQNNVSSISSQNIKSRSRSVPDIVRELNEELATAKLRAHERSCNVSPAPETIIPRSSSISEKRESRKRKQEQLPNPFEKFPPQLRNVCQKIHGMGFPLDRVARVCSLVGDNDKKIIEGLLIVGELMDLGFSEGRVSAALAKHEFNRDKALDELVS from the exons ATGTCACATTTCGGAGATTTTATGGACGGTGTTCCCGTTAAAATATCAGAGAAGTTCAAGCGTCCTCAACCAATCGCGTTACCATACAGTGTAAACGAATGTCCTTTACGTGCACAGAACGTTGTCGATTGTGTAAATTACTGCTCTACATTTGAGCGTAATATTCTTGCAAAACTTAAAGAACTAAGAAGTGCAAAAGAGACCAAGAAACACGAAAGACGACATCGTCTTCACCTTCTTGAAGAGGCAAAACAGAAGAAACTCGATGCTATTGCTGCAGCTGAGGCTGAGGAGAAGCTTAAGCAACTGAGCATTTCTGAAGTGTCTTATCCCAGCACTGAAGAGATAAGTCCACTCTCAACTGATGATAAGCCAGAGCATTACTGTGATACCCCAGTTCAAGACAATATTGTAACTAATCATTCTgatacaaataaatcaactagtgtAGATATTAACTTGACAAACTCTACACAGAACTCTCAATCAAGCATATTACAACCTATCCAAGTTAAGTCCAACTATCAGCAATGCAGTTTGCTTGATGATCCTGATCCACTACAAGAATTGAAATTTTctacaaatataacaaaagcaCAGTATTCACATAATGTGGAAACTCTGACATTTAAAGACTTTGAAAATGACACATCTAGTCCATTCGATAATGTTGAACTGAAAACTATAAATGACATGGAATTATTAGCTCAAGTTTTACAAAGTCAAAGAGATTCAAGTGTTAGTTGTCAAATGCCTAGTTACCCTGATCAGGTGTATTCAGGATATACCAACTGTGCTACACAGGCCCAACTTGATGGAGGTACATACCTTCCAAATGCTTACCAACAGACAATACAAGGTCCAAACATTATGTATTCATCTCCTCAACACTTTCCTGCCTCTAATGGATACTATGTTCAAGCAGACACAAGCTGTGATAATACTTTGCCTTTAGACAATGTTTATGTGCCCaattatcaatattatgtTCCTACTCAAACATATGCTGATCAATATTATAATGCATCTACATCAGCAGATATCAGCCAAGTTGCAAATGGTTCATACATTCCTCAGCCTTACTATTATCAGTATCAACCATATTATGATCCAAAAATGAATACTGAACAGAATAATGTATCATCAATCAGTTCACAGAATATAAAATCTAGATCAAGAAGTGTGCCAGACATTGTAAGAGAGTTGAATGAAGAATTAGCTACAGCTAAATTACGTGCTCATGAAAGATCTTGTAATGTTAGCCCAGCACCAGAAACCATTATTCCTAGGTCTTCCTCTATTAGTGAGAAAAGAGAAAGTAGGAAAAGGAAACAAGAGCAGTTACCAAACCCATTTGAAAAGTTTCCACCTCAGTTGCGAAATGTTTGTCAAAAAATTCATGGGATGGGCTTCCCACTGGATCGGGTAGCAAGAGTATGCAGTTTAGTTGGTGACAATGATAAAAAG ATAATAGAGGGTCTTCTGATTGTTGGAGAGCTCATGGATCTAGGTTTTTCAGAAGGGAGAGTATCAGCAGCTCTTGCTAAACATGAATTTAATAGAGATAAGGCATTAGACGAGTTGGTTTCATAG